A region of the Pygocentrus nattereri isolate fPygNat1 chromosome 27, fPygNat1.pri, whole genome shotgun sequence genome:
ACACGAGATTACGGTGCAGGTGATCCAGTTAGAGCTGGGCGATGGGGCAGACATGCAGTATCACGATGCTTCAAGACGTTTTCACGATTCACGGAGTCACGATATTGCAGTTTTCTGACGTGGCAAATTGGAACAGGCGAAGTCCTTTTTAACTAAATTTTAAAACCACTATTAAAAACTGTAAATGCAGTGATTTGAATTGAACGTTTCACAAACCGAGCTCCACTAAATCCCGTAAAACAAACTAATGCTGCCTACTTGATCAACCATACAGTGGGAAAGTGCactgatgatatccatgatCTGCTCGGAAAACGGTCTTGTGACGTACTCTGACACAATTTATCATAATAACAAtgaatattgttatattgcccagacatccagagcaatggacagtgtagaaaagaggtgaagaagagggtgcaggcaggatggagtgggtggagacgggtgtcagggctgatgtgacGGAAAGATAGCATCAAGAATGAAAggaaaggtttacaagacagtagtgcgtcctgctatgatgtacggtttggagactctggctctgtctaaaagacaggaggctgagctggaggtggcggagatgaagatgctgagattttcgttgggagtgacaaggatggacaagattagaaatgagcagatcagagggacagtgaaggtggagcagtttggagataaagccagagaggccaggttgagatggtttggacgtgtgttgaggaggaatagtggatatattgggcaaagaatgttggagatggagctgccgggtagaaggagaagaggtagacctcagagaaggtttatggatgtagtaaaggtggacatggagatggttggtgtgaaagtagaggaggcagtggatagggcaagatggagccagatgatccgctgtggcgacccctaatgggagcagctgaaagaagaagtagaagatATTGCCCAGACCTTCAGTGCAGTACTGTCAGTGACTATCAGACTCCATCCTATCAGAGTCAAGTGGGAGAGGTTATGTAGCCTAAATGAAAGTGAAGATTGATGCTTGAGTGATTTTATGAGGTTTCGTATGTTTGTTGGTCAGACACACTTTAATGCGATCACTGTTTTGTACAGGGGCGTGCTGCcttgcagtgttttattttgaaattaagTGTGCATTTAATCTATACCTTGGATGATAGTTGATATTATCGGGTATCACGATCATTTAATTAGTGACGGTATTTTGCAGAccatcattctttctttctctttcatgtgCCACAGGATTTGATCTAAATTGCTTTGCCTTTATTTATCTATGCTAATTATGTTGTAATTATATTTCCATCAATGTAAATGCAGGCAATAGCATAACATTCTGTACCATCTCACACATGGTACTTTGTAACTGATTCTCTTAATGATATCGTTTATCACAATTCTGCAAACGATAATTGTTACATTTGTTCCCATCCAAGCTTATTAATTTATGTAGTGTTTAATTAGAGCTCTGTAGAATTTATATTGTTACAAGATATCAGGGATGCACcaatcatgatttttttatgaccaattcagatttctttacagccaaattggccattgtttattattCAGAGCTCACACTGTATGAGATAAATCAATGCATGAAACACACCTGCACATTTCCAGTACATTCTGCTGGATAGATCTTCAATATAAACtacattatttgctctttaactggatttaatttactttttttttattctaaatcAATTGCCTGTTCAGAAAGCAAGAGGGCATTGAATAAAAGAGGCAACTGGCTATTTTGCACATTGACTCTTGATGAAACATTTTGATACAGATGTAGTAAAAGTATTGAAATACCACTTACCTGACTTACCTGACCCGATTGCCGATTTTGTGTTTTGAGCACAAATCGATCATGCTTCcctacaaaatgtaaaaatgtaaatcagaACTTGACCTCTAGGGGTGTAACGACACACTCAGCCCACGACTTAATTTGATTGGCAAATCAAATTAGTGGGTTCGTGATTCGGTATCCTGAAATATTCTGATATTTGAACAAAACTCAAATGAAGAATAATGGCGACTATAATCATGTTGCGCAACTTACTGTTGACACTAGAGCTGACTGAGGTGTTGACTAGTGTCGCTCGTTTGCAGCCTTTGGTGTTCAAAGTAGTTACACTAGATGGCATCATTAATAGAATGTCCACTCtgtgaatttacatttatagcgtTTGGccgatgctcttatccagagcgacttagattttgatcatttttacacagggaggctaaggcggtgttaggagtcttgcccaaggacacttattggtatagtgtagggtgtttgcccaggtggggcattgaaccccagtctacagtgtagaaggcagaggtgttacccactacactaaccaaccaatctATGATCTCCCAGCATTGCATTGTTGACCTCAGAATATACAATTGTCAAACCTGAAAAATGTACTGGGTTTAAATGGAGGGCAATAACAGTAAGAAAGAAACTGTGTTGTAATTTACAATCAATCAGTCTTAATTACCTTCAATGTAATTTCCTTCCTGCCTGCTATATCTTCAGAGCCGTGTCCGAAGTGTGAGCACCCGAGGGCTTATTTCATGCAGATTCAGACCAGATCTGCTGATGAACCAATGACCACTTTCTACAAATGCTGCAGTCTACAGTGTGGCCATCGCTGGAGAGATTGAGTGGACCGTTTCTTTGCAAGGACTGGTTATTTATGGATATTGCATCTCGAAACACCATGAAGAGTCACTTACATATGCACACAGGTCATGCCCCTCTGTAGTCAAACCTTCTGTGGAATCTTTACTTGATATATGTAGTGCTAAGACAAGAACCTGAGATATGCGCTCTGAAGTTATAAACATACATGGTGGAGCTGAAATGAGCAGTGTTATTTCAAAGGAGGATTATATGATGTCTTATTTGATATGGAAGCAAATGTAAGCTTGTGGGTGATTCACCTGGGTTGAGTAAACACATTcttcagcaacaacaacaacaacaaaaaatgtgaaGTGAAACTGCTTTAATTGGATGATTAACAAGCTTTTATGTTGAATAAagtgaccacacacacagaagagtgtttgtttatttatttattattattattcttcaaATAATAAATGTACACAGAGTCAGTATGTTCTGCTTTACATACATATGACAATTCCGGTTAAGAATGGCAACAGGTATTATGCCACAGACTACCTGTATTTGTTGATCTAAAGTTAATGCATTCCTGTAACACATAGCTTTACATCTAGTCGGTTTTCCACAGCGCCAAGCCACTTTACAAAGCATTGTAGGCCTACAGGGTTCAAAATCAAGTTCGATTAAAGGGAGTCAGCTCAAGATTGTGCAAGTAGTCATAAATCCAGAGGAGCATGCATACTATTTTCGGATCAGATTGTTGTCTTCACTGAGAGGcatctgtgagtgtgtttagCATACAGTACGTTCATGCTGGTATCTAAATATATGATGTTCCTTAAGAGCATGAAATCTTGTTGTGATCAAATCCAGCATAGAGTGAAAGAAACTGATTTGTATAGCAAAAAATTCAACCCCATTCTCTTTTTCTGAGTTATGCcttaagctgttttttttttttggtgcgtGTTAGAATAACATGCCTGACGCATGGTGCTGGATCACTTCGTGGAATACAGTAAAGCTTCAAAACCAGGTGCCTCTTTCTtgcataaaagaaaaaaataaacagaattgaCATTGCTTAAATAATGCATATTACTGACCATCAAAAATGTTGAAACCATCGTTGtgcatcacagaaaaaaaaaaaaaaaaaacggttaTTCAACTTCCTGCTGGCATGACATGTAGGGGCTATGTTGGAAATCACTAAAAGTCCAGGCTGAGTAATAGCTCTGTAGGTACAGAAGCTCAGTGGACACATATGAACAAGACGTATATGTAGAAAGGATGTAAATATATTTGGGAAaagtatgaaaatgaacaaaaatgaatcAATATATTTGAAAACGTATCATTCACATAAATACCCACCCATATATTTCTTTTCTGTATGGGGAGGGGCTTATTTTCCTGAAATTATTGAGGGGGTGTTGCTGAAACATTactcaaaatgtttttgatcagccaagacgtgtagCTTTCAAAGTTTGATTCTTTGGCGTTACGATATGAATAATTTTCGGTGACAATAGatttccattactttttagccttatagctccagTACAGAACTAAAGAAACATCAGACACTCAAATCATCAATCGATTATATTTAGGGCCAGGGGAAAACTGTACATTTGATAATTCAGTGAACCGTTCCTTTAAATCCCTATGCCTAACAGCAGACTTGATAAAGTGAAGAGTTAATCTGCTTTGGGTTCAGAGGCCCAGTGTAGCAAATAGCCCAGCAGGACTAACAGTGAGCTCCCAGCACAGATGGGACATATGGACACAGAGAGTCTTGCGTGAGATTACAGTGATGGCATGCAGTGTGCTGATCACGTCCTCTGACAAAGCAGCTTTGCTTTGCGCATGTGCTAACGGTCACGATCCTGCCCAAGAGCCTgctttctccaaaatggtccaCCGGCCTTTATCAGAGTATGTCATTTAGAAGGTGCATATGGCAAGTGATGGCTGCATGttatgttttgacattttgacattCATAAAAATGTTAGGCCTAATAAAACCCAAAcatcttgcaaaaaaaaagcctgaCTTGGCTCACTAACAATGTAGAAGAACGATTAATGGCTGAGGAGCATTAGAGCCATTTCTATGATTCACAGTTTAACAGGACAGAAAATGCAGCGAAGAACGTACCACGAGTGGCACAGGTTTAACAATGATGGACTGCTGCATTAAGACATTGACAACATTATGCAAAACCCGTCTACTATTTcgttaaataaattattattattattattattattacaaaggAGCAGATTAAGAACATTTTGCATTACATTTGCTGCCAACTTAGGAAACCATTCATGTAAAATTGCACAAGTTTACACAAAAGTGTATGTTACAGCTATCAACAAGCATGTCAAGTCTCGCAAATCCAAACAAACCTCAGAGTGGACGAGAGAACGTCTTTCTGACAGTAGCATCTGCTTGAGTCTGAATATACAGGCGTAAGTATTCACATGTAGAAGGAACAGCATAATGTAGATCTTGGTCGTAACTGTTCTTGCAAACAGACACAGCCATCACAGGCTTTTATATTGACATGTTAAAATGATGACACATAATAGAACAATCtcaaataattacaataaaaaataacactGACCCTGAAATAGACTTCATCATTCAGTTATGCTGCCCTGTAAAGTGACAGcttttcacccccccccccccccccccccccccaaaaatgaCCATCTGCCACAAACCTGTGCAGCTTCATCAATACTAAATTCCTTACAGTACTTCCACAATTCACTATTCAGAAACGCTTGCATTATGCACATACAGTGTAGTGATTCATCATCCCTTCTTCAATGAGGTTTGtgactttccttttttttcccttcaattCACCTTGTAGTGTCAATAACCAAACAAGTCCTTGTACATGGTTGAGAGAGTCAGTGGTTATTTACAGTAAGAAATGGACGGACGCctagtaaaaacaaaaactggtcAGCCAGCTGGGGCTAAATGAAGCACAGCACACAGAgcggaaaaacaaaaacagaaaatgtggcaGAACTCACGTGAGTAAGCGATGAGGACTTAGTACAACTGCTGGGATGATGCTGTGAGGGTCGGGGACGCTGTTAGCATATGCGTTTGTATGTGTAGATGTAGCCCTTGCAGTTGGGGCAGGTGTGTGTCACATCCTTGAGGTCGTCGATCAGACACGGGATCAAGCAGCAGCCTAGATCACAACtttgagagaagagaaaaacagcatgAAGTGATGGCAACAGAGAGGACACACCTTTCATTTTGCTGCATGAAGACTGTAAACGTCTGAAGCGCACAGAAAAATTTCCAAACTTAATATGAACTTCTTTATATCCTTCCTTTTTTCTATTCCTTCATCAGTCAGAGAGGATTTTTATTTCAGCCCTTAATGATTACACTgcagtttcttttatttaatttgttgtcTTTAGTCTAATTAAAAGAAAGTATGCCTTTGTACCAGCAGTTCTTATTAAGTCTGACCAATAAGCTTGTTTGCTGGACAACCATTTCTTCCTGTAACACCTTGAGAGTTTCACATTTCTTGAACTAGTGTTTTAGATTATAATGCCATTCTTGTTTGTCAGCAAGCAAACTCAGACTTTGCTCAAAACTAAATAGATTATTGCTAACTGGGCTTGTTtggaattttaaaaatctgtcaaGGCTAATGAAGAGTTGTTTCGGGGCTGAAAGAGTTGGTAACAAGTAATCTGAGCTGACTGATTTGACTCACTGAAAATGGTGAATGGTTAGCTCTGCGAGTGCGCAGGCTGTTTTCCACTGCATTTTAACTTCAAACAGCCCTGATACTACATTCTTTACAGCACACCTACAACTCAACcattttttaaacttcttaataaagTCAAATTAAAAGCTCCATAGTAGAATCAGATTTGCCTGTTTAAATCCCAGCACGCAAAGTCAATACACTGTAATTTGAGGTTGCTGTACTGGCTAATGAAGCTGGACAGTGTGAACCAAATGCATAGCTGAGCTCGATATTGAATGTGATGCCTCCGCAcagcaaacagcaaaacaaacttTTTAACCCATGAGATTTACTCTCACTGCCACAACCAAGGCAAAAGACGTAGTCTTAGGGCAAGATTTAATACTAAAAAACTaaatagctttaaaaaaaaaaaaaaaaaaaaggttatttaGCAGTCTGTTAGGCTTGTGATACGTACATTGAcaggttaatttttttttttaagtcatgcCCTGTAAACATAGCATTATTTGAAGCCAGTGGCATGCACTGGGGAAAATCTGCACTTTTGTATTCATACATAACGAAGTGGCAGGCTAATCCATTCTCAACAAATCAAAATGCTCTCACATtttaagaaaaagaaggaaaacccAATGATCAAGagaacagtgtaaagttcaGCCGTGAACACTAATTGGTCTATCTTGAAGATGCACTGGGATCCTTTGGACGTGGGTGGGGAAACAATATTTGTAATGTGAAGGCAACAGATGCACCCCTGACCATCTGAATCCATCCTCTCCAAAACACAAAAGTATCTGCTTTCGGTAGCTTCTTCGAGTTCTAAATTCTAAAGATTCTTCTTCCAGTCGTGAAATCCAATTATAAGCACTCATTGGAGAGGCTGTGTCTTTAAGACCATTGCGTATAAATCACTatccattctgattggctgccatgcaTTGTGCTTCTTTCAAAAAATCAGTCCGGGCTGAAAGGTTCAGAATATATTGCCCTTAGAACGCAGAAGAACACACCCTCTAGTTTATTCTATTCTGCCAGACGCAAACGACAGGGTACATGCAGGTGTTGACCCGAACTGCTTACCCcacaaagaagcagaaaagacagaagaggGTGTTCATTAGGCCCACGTCGTGGCTGATGCGGGTGATAATGGCCTGCTGGCAGTGTGGACACACTGTCTGCACTGGTGCCGACTGAAACATCTCACCCTGCAGCACTGTGACCGTAGTGGCAGCCCCTGGTGGGGCAATCACTGTTGCTGTGTGTCCTGGAGCTGGGCCATAGTGGCTGGGCACTGGACCAAACTGTCCCGGAATGGAGTGGGGATAATGACCAGGAGGAGGATAATAGCCACCTGAAAatcataagaaaaaaatgacttaaatctTCCATGAAGTGAAATGCTTCTTTTCTACAAGCCAGCATTCTGTATATTCAATTACTACTGAAGATTTTTACTGAAGCATAGACAGTTTCATCAGTAGCAGGCTTACCGTGTGGATGTGGCATGGGCATGGGCATGGGCATATGGCCCTCGCCAGGGACGTGTGGCGGAATGAAATCTGGCTGCATTGTGGCCTCGTAAGGTGGAGGACCATACTCTGGTGACAAAGGCTGTCCCACTGGAGGACCGGTTGTTACCGGAGCTGTGCTTGCTAAATTACCAAAATGATGAGAGCAAGTTACAacctggcatcaaattcaaaatgagtgaatatttgcaaaacacaataaagtttatctgtttgaacactaaatatctggtctttgtagtgtattcaactgaatatagattgaaaaggatttgcaaatcatcatattctgtttttatttatgttttacacaacgtcccaacttcattggatttGGGGTTGTAACTACGGAGTTGCTAAACACACTGcagtaataaataattaaataacacTATATATAAACTTCTACAAGAGAACAGTGCAGCACAGATTGTGCTTCAGCAAATCTGAATTAACCTAGTCTTTCCCATtccgacaaaaaaaaaaagccagtgaGGTGATATTCAGAGAAGACAAATCTGTAAACCTGAGAACTTGAGAACAGCACAATAAAGTTCAGTGCAGTGACAAAGTACTAAAAACACTTAGctcttgctttttctttaaaatttaaGCAACTGGGACAAAAACAATGGTCATTAACAAGCATGGCTGGCTTTCTTTCCAGGTCTCCTTGGTATCCTTCTAGCTTTCGCCAACCCTGTAATTCAGCACCAGAGGACTGCTAATGACAATTTCTGAGAACTTAAACACaggctgtctttttttttgcgATAAACACAGCCTCAACATCAGAAACATGacacaataaaatgtatattatctATGACACAAAGAAAAGACATAGATGTACCAGAGACTGGAGGTTGTCCATTCTTCTCTTCAATAAGAGGGGCACTGGGGGCCCCTGGATAGGGAGGAGGGGGGTCGCTGGACATGCTGCTTCTTTGGGAGGGGGCCTCGGATGGGAGCTTTGCTCACAGCCCTCCTACAGACTTTCTGGTTGTCTCTGAGCAAGCACAAAGAGTACTGGCAGttcaacacacactacactctgaGACAGCTGCACTGGAAGAATTGCTGAGGTATTGCATTACTTCAAATTATCATGAATGTCCTCAAAATGCACAGCTAAGTTTAGCTCTGGGTTCCCAAGTAAAAGCTTATTCGTGAACTATAAATGGTCCAGCCATAATTTGAATTGTGAGGGGGTTAATTTCTCATTAtggcattaaaataaattacataaatggCAATATTTCTCCAACCCCCATTTCTTATCAGTGATCTGTACATCAAACAACCAACAGGTGAATGACCAGAAAGTAGAGGACCACTGTTATTTACAGTGACACCAGACACAAACAGGTCAGAATAAATGGCAAATACAGTACCTGAAAGTTAAAATCTGTCTGCCCAATCAACTTGTACCAAACACCAGAGAAGCCTAGAAGTTCAGAACAATGTGATGAGACACTGACCTCATGAAATACTTTTTCTACAGTTTTGGAAAGGCAATAACTTCAGTAATGCGAATTGCAATGctttgtgaaatgaaaaaagaaccCACAGACATGGAAAACTGGAATATCCAAATATGAACTGATGGCATCATCATGTATTTGAAATTTATACCACAAAGACCTGTCCAAACCCATGGTGTCCAGTTTCAGTCCTTCATGGTCAGACTTGTGTACAGTCAACCTCATGGCTTTATGAATAGCTAATGATTTGAATCAGGtgtttaaaagggaatttcaaagtttttaatgttcaaaaacaGACAACCTAAAAAGAGGCAAATGGTTCTGAAATCTGCATCCCATAAAGTTATTAaaggaaatggttatgaatatgttgcctaATGCCTGAGATGTTGTCTTGCAATAGTTTTTGGGATAACTGGGAGTTGTAAGCTAAAATAATATTCAAAGGAAGCAGACCGAGTGAACAactctgtttatatctcaatgAATAAAATGAGAAACTCTGAAAAACGGGTGAAAGTCCCCATTTAAGCAGGGGGGGTACTGTAGCCTAAAATTTACTGACCAGCTACCTAAACCTCTTGCTAAAATGTCCACTCTAAATGCTGTGGAAAGGCCATacctcattttggagatgaaaACTGATCCATAACAGTGCTTGTAGTCTGCCCAGCATGATTTGCAGATAAGACTAACATTTACACAATTCAAATGCTATGATATTATCAGAGATCTTGTTTTTTCCTGCTTACATAAGTGGAAAACTCATAATCaagttgagtgtgtgtgtgtgtgagtgtgtgtgtgtgtgtgtgtgtgtgtgtgtgtgtgtgtctagacACTGTCTCATGACAGCTGACGGCTCAAACGTAATAAGTAAGCAAGTTAACTGTCAGGTTGAGTCTCTGGGCATGACAGCCAGCCATAAGCCCCGGAGCTGGCAGGTCTTGGAAAGTAGGAAATTGTTTTACCACTTTAAAACACAACCCCGGTACATTACTCTTGCATATGAAGTAACAAATACAATATTTGGAGGGAATATCCGTTTGTTCTTCTGTCTCTGGGTAATCTGTTGCTTCTCTGTTTACATAGACACTAATGAGAGGTGTGCATAAGGAGGCTGTCAAAACAGGCCACTGGAACATTACAAGGCTTTAACAGACTGGAAATTAAAGCACAAAATAAATCTGACTAGCAAAAGATTATGCTGATGCTGTCTCAGACAGAAACAAGTTAAACTACAGCCTTTTGCTTCATGAAAAGCTTTTAACACGGTATAGCTTCGCCAGGACACTGAGCTATTCTCAAAGATATCCCAGTTATAAAAGGTTTCGCTCACGTGTCAACAGCAAGAAAAACCAGCTACGTTATCGAAATAATACAACAAGATAACACTACTGACAACAGCCAGGTAAACACTGGTCTCCAGGAGGCGAATCGTTTGTGTACTGAAGCGACTCTTCTAGTTCCTTCTGATCCGCCTTCTAAACGCTTTACACAACCACCTCTCAATGACCGCTGCACTTATTTGGCAACCTTATGTAATACACAGTTAACACGCTTACCTAGGAGCGATTTAGTACAGCGACCTGATgccaacataaataaaaaaaggctaAAGCACTCACTAAAATTTCACTGAATAGCCTTACAGGTTATATACCCATCCAGCAAGGCATCCCTGTGGGAGATTCAGGCTGGGAGCGACTCAGACCAACTGACTCGAGAGCAGCTTAACTCATGACATAATGCTAAAGGCACACGCCCACATATAAACCGACAGACACACGGCGAGAATGTATAAGTGTTAGCGGTGTGGCTAATGCGAGCTCGCTAAGCTAGCTAACAACCAGACTCACCTGCGTGCAGTGCAAGCAAACCAGTAACTTAACCTACCTAAGCtaagctaggttagctagctaattagCCACCTCGTTGCTTCTGGAAGAGAGGGCTGGCAGACAGAAGCGCTGAGTTCACCCAGCTCACCCAGCTAACCGAGCTAACCCAGTTCACCCAGCTCACCCAGCTAACCGAGCTAACCCAGTTCACCCAGCTCACCCAGCTAACCGAGTTCACCCACCCAGTTCACCCAGCTAACCCAGCTCACCGAGCTAACCCAACTAACCCAGTTCACCCAGCTAACCCAGTTCACCGAGGAGACGTGTAAACAAAAGCTCTACCAGCACAGCGCTGCTACAAGATAACGGTACAGACGGTAGACTGACTGACTTACACGTTATTCCGGTAGTTAACATCTTACCACGCTTATGACAACGACGTCCTAGTGAAAGTAACAGTCTGACTTCTCTGGGTGAGATAATCAGTGTTTAATGGCTCCTGACAGTCCGCGGTTCTGTGAACTTGCTTTCACCGAAATGATGCGAGCTAACTCGGGTCACACGGCCAGCCTGGCCGGCCACCAGGCCAGCGCACTCCGTCACGAGACAATGTGAAATCTGCTGAAATTTTGTTGTGAACGAAGCGAAGCCTGTGAGTTACCTTTTTAACGCGA
Encoded here:
- the cdip1 gene encoding cell death-inducing p53-target protein 1 — its product is MSSDPPPPYPGAPSAPLIEEKNGQPPVSASTAPVTTGPPVGQPLSPEYGPPPYEATMQPDFIPPHVPGEGHMPMPMPMPHPHGGYYPPPGHYPHSIPGQFGPVPSHYGPAPGHTATVIAPPGAATTVTVLQGEMFQSAPVQTVCPHCQQAIITRISHDVGLMNTLFCLFCFFVGCDLGCCLIPCLIDDLKDVTHTCPNCKGYIYTYKRIC